The window TCTTTGTCGAAGAGTCGACGGTACCATTGAGCTAGGGCGTAGTGGCTCTCCATAGCCTTGCTCTCCGCAGCAAAGCCGGCCTTGTTAATCGAAGCCCTGAGCTTGGCCCAGAAGAGCTGGGACGGTGTAGGCTTGGAGCTGACCAGAGCCCGCAATACTTCGTTGATTAGCTCGGATCCGACCCCCTTCGCCGTGAAGGCGATGAAGCCTTCGTCACAGCGGATCCATCGGGGCTCGGCGGCCGACCAGGCTAGATTGCTCGGAGTGCTTGGTGCCAGGATGTCGCTAAGAAGACCTTGGCGAAGCTCAAGCGCCCGCCGAAAGACGATGTCTCTGAGGGCTTTGTTTCTCAGGCCGTGCTGATTGCAGAACTGCTCAAATGCATCGCGGCTCGGCGCTGCTGCGTCGTCTTTCCAGCCGTTGTTCAGACGATAGTGCTCATAGTGTTCGCGGAGCACAGTCTCGACCAAACCCAGAGTGCGATCGATGCCTTCATCCTCTCCCGCATCCGTCCAGGCCCGGAACTCTTTACGCTCCGCTTCCGACAGAAACCCATCGACGGGTCCGAGCACGCCTGCAAGGACATCGCGGAACACCTTGTCCAGATTTTCCTGAGTGTGCAGCGCAACGAGATTAAACTGCTTATTGTTAAGAATGGTCCGCAGGATCTCGATCGCCCGCGTGCCATCGTGTCGGGCGGCTCGGTCCAGCTCGAAGTCGAGCACAAGCAGGTCGCTCTGATGCAGGTGTCCTATCGTCTGCTGTTCGCCGTCCTCATCGACATTCGCCCCATCGTGAATGTCGACGATCATCGGAGGGCTGGCTTTGTGAAAACCCCGGATCACCCCTCTGACCTCTGTGCGGCGTTGCTCCCAGCGCTTGCCACTCGTTTGCGCGTTCGCGGTCGAGGTCCTTACACTCGACGCAGGCTGGGTAGGGCCGGACGCAACTGGTACCGGTTCTCCACCAATGCTGCCATCCGCCGTGACCGCTTCGACCGTGGGAAGGGGCGGCTTTGCGATCAACTCTTCCATCGTTGGGTAGTCGTCATCGACGATCAGGACGGATCGGATCGGGTCAAGGAAAACCTCCCGCACGAAGGTTTCGTAATCAGCTGCCTTCATGGAACTCGCCCCCGCGAAACTCGATAATGAAGTTGGCGCCGGTCAACGGGTGATCGTCCTCTTTCGAGGCATAGCGGATGCGATGTCCGCCACCGGCCAGATTGGCGCGGCTTAGATAGAGACCCACACCGCGACCTCCCCGAACGCGTCGGGTGAAGAACAGGCTAAAAAGGCTGCTTATGTCCTCCTCGGTCACGCCGGGGCCGTTGTCCGAGACGATGACCTGATTGTCCGCGGTGCTGAGAAGGATGCGGCGATCGTCGATTTCAGACGCGCTCAACCAGTAGACGCTGTTATTCAACAGGTTGATGAATACGGGCAACAATCGCGACTTCTGGTCGTAGACGCGAAAAGCGCGGAAGCCGTCCGTCGCGTCCAGCTGAATACGGTTCTTAGCCAGTGGCAGTTTGAAGAAGTTTGAGAGGTAGTCGACGAAATATTCGCCCGTGATCCACTCGTGAACGCGTTCACCGGCAAGGCGGAGCGGCGACAGGAAGCGCAGTTGATCGGCGAGGCCCTCGTGTCCGAAGGCGATGTTTCCGGCGGCCTGTGAGACGCGAATGTCCGGCGGAAGCGCGTTCAGGCCTGAGACGATCATTTCATCGTAGCTTTCAAGCTCGTGACCGACAATCTCAACGGCTATGCCCAGCTGGGCAAGGCCGTTGAGACGTTCGAGATCCGCGCGCAACTCTGAGATCTCCTCCATGCCGGCGGACGCCAAGCTCTGAAGGTCAATGCTCTCGCCTAGGCTTTCGAGCGCTCCGATATAGGGAACGAAAATGTCGGCGCTTTCCCTGTCCATCCGCTGCTGGACCTCGGCCAGAAGCCGCGAGGCCTCCAGTAGGCCTATAGCGCCGCTCTTCAGCCTCAGTTCGATGGCCTCGGCTGCCTGGTCAAAGGCCTCCTTCCGGCTCTGTAGCAGCTGCCGGAGCCGGTTAAACTCGCCTTTTTGGCGGGTGTCGATCTCGGCGCGCCAGGTCTCCACTCGGGCCGCGAACCTGTTGACCGCGCGCCGCCTTTGCTCAGCCAACACGACCTCGGGCTCCGCGAGCACGGCGGCTTCAAGCGCTGCGTCGACGCCCGCGGCGAGATCGGCGATCCCTCGCTGAACTTCGCCGATCTCCCGGCGGTAATCATTGTACTCGTCCTCCAGAGCTCCCAGGGGTTTTGGCACCTCCGGAAGTTGATACTGCATCAGCTGCTGCTGGAGCCTTTCGACGGCGGCCTGGGCAGCGATCGCCGTACTTTCGTTGCTAACGGACAGAACACCCGCCTGGGCCGTCACCTCGGCCGCGAGTGCCGGAAGGCGGTCGCGATTGGCGCGCAGAGTTGTGCGGAATTGCAGGCGCAGGCGCTTCATCATCTTCTCGCGATCCACGACGGCCCTCGCCTTGGCGTTCGCGTCCTGGATGTCGGGAAGCAGCTCTTTGCGCAGGTCGGAAGCGGTGCCGAAGAAGCGACGCGCCGACACCATCAGGATGTTACTGACGATGCCC of the Brevundimonas pondensis genome contains:
- a CDS encoding ATP-binding protein, whose protein sequence is MINQISFQTAARTVDHLGREQIADAPTAVSELWKNAFDAYARNVELNIHDDGSGVATILDDGHGMNRDEFIRRWLVVGTESKATSGDTPASDRNGLPIRPKQGQKGIGRLSCANLAPVLLLLSKRRGQPCVGALVDWRLFENPFLTLADIRVPVIEIDDPVEILRSLPALVSQLLENLSGGTDPVRAARVSAAWASFDALYEAEREAGSAGRTTAPSEAIRAGLSNLWLDERHLERWSVWSDGDAQGTALILAGVGYDLTALCLDRKTADQSAVAAIDRFHETLAGFVDPYVDPTRPELNAVDPHFRYAVRTIPLVGEHWVLGSDRQLSRFQLEQLEHHIEGQIDAAGVFRGRVKAFGRWLEEEVEIRPASDIGIPDRADTFVGPFDLFIASMEFSKRNTTQTADEFRLYDDLAERYAGFLMYRDGLRVLPFGRPDNDFFEIESRRTRHAGREFWNHRQMFGRIALSRRRNPNLRDKAGREGLLDNRAAKALKGIVSNILMVSARRFFGTASDLRKELLPDIQDANAKARAVVDREKMMKRLRLQFRTTLRANRDRLPALAAEVTAQAGVLSVSNESTAIAAQAAVERLQQQLMQYQLPEVPKPLGALEDEYNDYRREIGEVQRGIADLAAGVDAALEAAVLAEPEVVLAEQRRRAVNRFAARVETWRAEIDTRQKGEFNRLRQLLQSRKEAFDQAAEAIELRLKSGAIGLLEASRLLAEVQQRMDRESADIFVPYIGALESLGESIDLQSLASAGMEEISELRADLERLNGLAQLGIAVEIVGHELESYDEMIVSGLNALPPDIRVSQAAGNIAFGHEGLADQLRFLSPLRLAGERVHEWITGEYFVDYLSNFFKLPLAKNRIQLDATDGFRAFRVYDQKSRLLPVFINLLNNSVYWLSASEIDDRRILLSTADNQVIVSDNGPGVTEEDISSLFSLFFTRRVRGGRGVGLYLSRANLAGGGHRIRYASKEDDHPLTGANFIIEFRGGEFHEGS
- a CDS encoding response regulator receiver domain, translating into MKAADYETFVREVFLDPIRSVLIVDDDYPTMEELIAKPPLPTVEAVTADGSIGGEPVPVASGPTQPASSVRTSTANAQTSGKRWEQRRTEVRGVIRGFHKASPPMIVDIHDGANVDEDGEQQTIGHLHQSDLLVLDFELDRAARHDGTRAIEILRTILNNKQFNLVALHTQENLDKVFRDVLAGVLGPVDGFLSEAERKEFRAWTDAGEDEGIDRTLGLVETVLREHYEHYRLNNGWKDDAAAPSRDAFEQFCNQHGLRNKALRDIVFRRALELRQGLLSDILAPSTPSNLAWSAAEPRWIRCDEGFIAFTAKGVGSELINEVLRALVSSKPTPSQLFWAKLRASINKAGFAAESKAMESHYALAQWYRRLFDKEGAERDFMVSESVSRHAEMLISEVLPEVREFAGRLVGADADGDAVQLCHDYFGVDLSDKAKRDRASSEHNVFVSTKPWEGHHLATGHVFRADGHYWVCLSPMCDLVPGRGRYSIVGDALPFMAVRLDDGDGDKPSTEIMSGRVAMARIDGKLKWLRIGKASESSNPEWFTLYAANEGRFRNGSFNLYRIKTPKIAAEDTGAERVDEADIGKSAGAVPQASVLSVPVIEVVEAEMITQLRYEYALSMMHKLGGSLTRVGLDFLPRA